The following proteins are encoded in a genomic region of Hymenobacter siberiensis:
- a CDS encoding ABC transporter substrate-binding protein yields MALVNQTAVEVNNLLHLSLIQAEVTNHQYVPALAVALPEVRLVGDSLMHITYELRPVAAWDDGRPILGSDVAFTVKLMFCPGLPNEVVRNQYHFIKAVITDPATPRRFTIVCWGQAPEYVKATGDFYILPAATLDPAGRLSRFTLAELQHRAPTAPADTALQALARQYQQGYAGHSPGQLPGCGPYELVSWEKDRFLYLRRKSHWWADQLHPTPLMLRAKPQQLEYVIIPDVATAILALRRGELDVFPQMPAREFERLRTAPATRAALQFYTTDSYNVVTAGFNTSHPALADAATRRALSRCFDAGRLMKATQLGAGQRTVGFISPSDTANYNRALSLIPFDPIQAAALLRQSGWRRAAAPTAGWFRPGPGGTRQQLRLTMRYRAGDPLLTTIALQFQAATAPLDIPVSLLPTEAGSFSEALRVGDFDMYAQVLKGNPFMFNFTSFLHSQGIGVSNFTRFSTPASNRLIEAIATASSNASRQRLLRQFQALMQQEMPIVPLFFLPSRTVADKRLSGLNVGSLKPGYLATTIVRTARATPAP; encoded by the coding sequence ATGGCCCTCGTCAACCAGACCGCCGTTGAGGTAAACAACCTGCTTCACCTCAGCCTGATACAGGCCGAAGTAACAAACCACCAGTACGTGCCAGCCCTGGCCGTCGCATTGCCGGAAGTCCGGCTGGTTGGCGACTCGCTGATGCACATCACCTATGAGCTGCGGCCGGTGGCCGCGTGGGACGATGGCCGCCCCATACTGGGAAGCGACGTAGCTTTCACCGTCAAGCTCATGTTTTGCCCGGGCCTGCCCAATGAAGTAGTCAGAAACCAATACCACTTTATTAAAGCGGTAATTACGGACCCGGCCACCCCGCGCCGGTTCACCATTGTGTGCTGGGGGCAGGCGCCGGAATACGTAAAGGCCACCGGTGATTTTTATATCCTGCCGGCCGCCACGCTGGACCCCGCCGGCCGCCTCAGCCGCTTCACCCTGGCCGAGCTGCAACACCGCGCGCCAACTGCCCCCGCCGATACGGCCCTGCAAGCCCTGGCCCGCCAATACCAGCAAGGCTATGCCGGCCACTCGCCGGGGCAACTGCCCGGCTGCGGGCCATACGAGCTGGTGAGCTGGGAAAAAGACCGTTTCCTGTATTTGCGGCGCAAGTCCCACTGGTGGGCCGACCAGCTGCACCCCACGCCCCTGATGCTCCGGGCCAAGCCACAGCAGCTGGAATACGTCATTATTCCGGATGTGGCCACGGCCATTCTCGCCCTGCGACGCGGCGAGCTGGATGTATTTCCGCAAATGCCGGCCCGCGAGTTTGAGCGCCTGCGCACCGCCCCGGCCACGCGGGCAGCACTGCAGTTTTACACCACGGACTCCTACAATGTGGTGACGGCGGGCTTCAATACCAGCCACCCGGCCCTGGCCGATGCCGCTACCCGCCGGGCCCTGAGCCGATGCTTTGATGCCGGCCGCCTGATGAAAGCCACCCAGCTGGGGGCCGGCCAGCGCACCGTGGGCTTCATCAGTCCCTCCGACACGGCGAACTACAATCGTGCGCTGTCCCTCATCCCCTTCGACCCCATTCAAGCAGCGGCCTTATTGCGCCAGAGCGGCTGGCGGCGGGCGGCCGCGCCCACGGCCGGCTGGTTCCGGCCGGGCCCCGGTGGCACGCGCCAGCAGCTGCGCCTAACCATGCGCTACCGCGCCGGCGACCCCTTGCTTACCACCATCGCGCTGCAGTTTCAGGCAGCTACGGCCCCGCTCGATATCCCGGTTTCGCTGCTGCCCACCGAAGCGGGGTCTTTTTCGGAGGCCTTGCGCGTCGGCGATTTCGACATGTATGCCCAAGTGCTGAAAGGTAATCCGTTTATGTTCAACTTCACGTCTTTTTTGCATTCGCAGGGCATTGGGGTGAGCAATTTCACGCGGTTCAGCACCCCGGCCAGCAACCGCCTCATCGAAGCCATTGCCACCGCCAGCAGCAACGCCTCCCGGCAACGGCTTCTGCGCCAGTTCCAAGCCCTGATGCAGCAGGAGATGCCGATAGTGCCGCTGTTTTTCCTCCCCAGCCGCACGGTGGCCGATAAACGCCTGAGCGGGCTGAACGTGGGCAGCCTCAAGCCGGGCTACCTGGCCACTACCATCGTGCGCACGGCCCGGGCTACTCCTGCTCCGTAG
- a CDS encoding ABC transporter permease has product MAGFIFWRLARTFLAIWALASGVFLLSRHDLDTALRLSLPDATSQAGSGAALLPERQQAAQQALRRRFGLDLPVFYVSRGPASPAGVRPWHWHGGRNQYHQWLRGLAHGDWGTSFRTGQGVAGRLRHALAFTLPLTGTAALLAVLSALALAQRLATAPWWQRPLRAVLVAVHGLPLFVVALVLLLVFANPDVLDWLPTYGLGSPNELNTSTTQQLTDGFLHLILPVSALVITAVPELTLQLTAALQQELGTAYATTARAKGLSAAAVVRHHALRNALLPTLAQIAEFLPALVAGAVVVEVVFALPGMGRLLAEASAARDYPVLIGGVLLTGAVRLLALLLADLCYLWADPRIRWQS; this is encoded by the coding sequence ATGGCCGGCTTTATTTTCTGGCGACTAGCCCGCACTTTCCTGGCAATCTGGGCATTGGCATCGGGCGTATTCCTGCTGAGCCGCCACGACCTCGACACGGCCCTGCGCCTGTCGCTGCCCGATGCCACCAGCCAAGCGGGCTCAGGCGCGGCCCTGCTACCCGAGCGCCAGCAGGCTGCTCAGCAGGCCCTGCGCCGGCGATTTGGCCTCGATTTACCCGTTTTTTACGTGAGCCGCGGGCCGGCTTCGCCCGCCGGGGTGCGGCCCTGGCATTGGCATGGCGGCCGCAACCAGTACCACCAGTGGCTGCGGGGGCTGGCGCACGGCGATTGGGGCACCTCGTTTCGGACGGGCCAGGGCGTGGCCGGCCGCCTGCGCCACGCCCTGGCTTTCACGCTGCCGCTCACGGGCACGGCGGCCTTGCTCGCGGTGCTGAGCGCGCTGGCCCTGGCGCAGCGCCTAGCCACGGCCCCATGGTGGCAGCGCCCCCTGCGGGCGGTGCTGGTGGCCGTGCACGGGCTGCCGCTGTTCGTAGTGGCCTTGGTGCTGCTGCTGGTATTTGCCAATCCCGATGTGCTGGACTGGCTGCCTACGTATGGCCTCGGCAGCCCCAATGAGCTGAACACGAGCACCACCCAGCAGCTGACCGATGGTTTCCTGCATTTAATTCTGCCCGTATCAGCGCTGGTTATTACGGCCGTGCCCGAGCTCACGCTTCAGCTCACCGCAGCCCTGCAGCAGGAGCTGGGCACCGCCTACGCCACCACGGCCCGCGCCAAAGGCTTGTCGGCAGCGGCCGTGGTGCGGCACCATGCCCTGCGCAATGCCTTGCTCCCCACCCTGGCCCAAATCGCCGAGTTCCTGCCCGCCCTGGTGGCTGGGGCTGTGGTGGTAGAGGTCGTGTTTGCCCTGCCGGGTATGGGCCGCCTGCTGGCGGAGGCCTCCGCCGCCCGCGACTATCCCGTGCTGATTGGCGGCGTGCTGCTCACCGGTGCAGTTCGCCTGCTGGCCCTGCTCCTCGCCGACTTGTGTTATTTATGGGCCGACCCCCGCATCCGTTGGCAGTCCTGA
- a CDS encoding ABC transporter permease, protein MAVLTAFRFTWWQRLALGWLVLLVLVAAAAPLLPLPYPPGLPDLANMAVPPFSAARHWLGTDPQGRDVLSILVYGARTAVLLTLPAALLAALVGGLAGAAAGFWENSARVPLTYWLVGTGGTWWVLQLPLPTLGLGLMLIGALLAWLARLQNRPLPTWPLPVDALVVGTATALDTIPRLIVVVAVVASIGLSAPGLLAVMVLTAWPPMARLVRAQMLRVRQLPFIEAARAAGLPERQIWFRHALPHALHPLRTALPLSVAGLLGLESTLSFLGIGLPPEIASWGRLLATVRDEPSAWWALLFPSLLLTLSILSLNTLSRMSTSRA, encoded by the coding sequence TTGGCAGTCCTGACCGCCTTCCGCTTCACCTGGTGGCAGCGGCTGGCATTGGGCTGGTTGGTTTTGCTGGTGCTGGTGGCGGCAGCAGCGCCCCTGCTGCCCCTGCCCTACCCGCCGGGCCTGCCCGATTTGGCCAACATGGCCGTGCCACCATTCAGCGCCGCCCGGCACTGGCTGGGCACCGACCCTCAGGGGCGCGATGTGCTGAGCATTCTGGTATATGGTGCCCGCACGGCCGTGCTGCTCACGCTGCCGGCCGCCCTGCTGGCGGCACTGGTGGGGGGCCTGGCCGGGGCCGCCGCCGGCTTTTGGGAAAATTCTGCCCGGGTGCCCCTGACCTACTGGCTGGTGGGCACGGGCGGCACGTGGTGGGTTTTGCAGCTACCGTTGCCCACGCTCGGGTTGGGGCTGATGCTTATCGGCGCACTGTTGGCGTGGCTGGCGCGCTTACAAAACCGCCCGCTCCCTACCTGGCCACTCCCGGTCGATGCCCTGGTGGTAGGCACAGCCACGGCCCTCGACACCATCCCGCGCCTGATTGTGGTGGTGGCCGTGGTGGCGAGTATCGGGCTTTCGGCCCCCGGCCTGCTGGCGGTAATGGTTCTGACCGCGTGGCCGCCAATGGCCCGTTTGGTGCGGGCCCAAATGCTGCGCGTGCGCCAGCTGCCGTTTATAGAAGCAGCACGGGCGGCCGGCCTCCCGGAACGGCAGATATGGTTTCGGCACGCGCTGCCCCATGCCCTGCACCCGCTCCGCACCGCCTTGCCGCTGAGCGTTGCGGGGCTGCTGGGCCTGGAAAGCACCCTGTCGTTTCTGGGTATTGGCCTGCCCCCAGAGATAGCCAGCTGGGGCCGGCTGCTCGCCACCGTGCGCGATGAGCCCAGTGCCTGGTGGGCCCTACTTTTCCCATCTTTATTGCTCACCCTGAGCATATTGAGCTTAAACACCTTAAGCCGGATGTCCACATCAAGGGCTTAA
- a CDS encoding SDR family oxidoreductase yields the protein MKILLTGSNGLLGQKLVALLRQQPDVALVATSRGPNKLAGLYPDVRFIELDVSDAAQVQQVLAREQPTHLIHTAAMTNVDECELNREACWQHNVTAVEHLVQACARQQIHLTHLSTDFVFSGEAGPLAEDAVPGPVNFYGESKLAAEQAVQASLGPWAIARTVLVYGVAHDYGRTNLVIWVRDSLRAGKPIKVVADQWRTPTLAEDLAQGCWLLARQTAQGIYHISGEEMLTPHAMALRVAAHFGLDAGLIERVDASTFTQPARRPARTGFLIAKARHDLGYRPHTFAEGIALVSVQNETAAS from the coding sequence ATGAAAATCCTTCTCACGGGCTCCAACGGCCTGCTCGGGCAGAAGCTCGTGGCCTTACTGCGGCAGCAGCCCGACGTAGCCCTCGTCGCCACATCGCGGGGCCCCAACAAGTTGGCCGGCTTATACCCGGACGTTCGTTTCATAGAATTGGATGTGAGCGATGCCGCTCAGGTGCAACAGGTGCTGGCCCGGGAGCAGCCCACCCACCTCATCCACACCGCCGCCATGACCAACGTGGACGAGTGCGAGCTCAACCGCGAAGCCTGCTGGCAGCACAACGTCACGGCCGTGGAGCACCTGGTGCAGGCCTGCGCCCGGCAGCAAATCCACCTCACGCACCTCAGCACCGATTTTGTTTTCAGTGGCGAAGCCGGCCCCCTGGCCGAAGATGCCGTTCCGGGGCCGGTCAATTTCTACGGCGAAAGCAAGCTGGCCGCCGAGCAGGCCGTGCAGGCCAGCCTGGGCCCCTGGGCCATTGCCCGCACCGTACTGGTATATGGTGTGGCGCACGATTATGGCCGTACCAACCTGGTAATCTGGGTGCGCGACTCCCTGCGCGCCGGTAAACCCATCAAAGTAGTGGCCGACCAGTGGCGCACGCCCACCCTGGCCGAAGACCTGGCCCAGGGCTGCTGGCTGCTGGCCCGGCAGACTGCCCAGGGCATCTACCACATCAGCGGCGAAGAAATGCTCACGCCCCACGCCATGGCCCTGCGCGTAGCCGCGCATTTCGGCCTCGATGCGGGCCTGATTGAACGAGTAGACGCCAGCACCTTCACGCAGCCCGCCCGGCGGCCGGCCCGTACCGGCTTCCTCATCGCCAAAGCCCGGCACGACCTCGGCTACCGCCCCCACACCTTTGCCGAAGGCATTGCCCTGGTTAGCGTCCAAAACGAAACGGCCGCCAGCTAG
- a CDS encoding peptidylprolyl isomerase, with amino-acid sequence MKSFLFSWASTLFLALLWLTSPSFAADKPAKPARHKNKDEVVTITTAQGTIRLVLFDDTPLHKANFLKKAKSGFYNGTSFHRVIDGFMIQGGDANSKDADPSNDGLGQPNEGTVPAELAPGHKHNYGSLAAARMGGPAGTPSSITQFYLVENHDGVHFLDGQYTVFGQVIQGLSVIDKIAKLPKDGRDHPLADAKMTMKVEKMRRKKIMKEYGYTYP; translated from the coding sequence ATGAAATCCTTTCTTTTCTCCTGGGCTAGTACGCTGTTTCTGGCCCTGTTGTGGCTGACTTCTCCCTCCTTCGCGGCTGACAAGCCGGCCAAGCCCGCCAGGCATAAAAACAAGGATGAAGTCGTAACCATCACCACGGCTCAGGGGACTATTCGCCTGGTTTTGTTCGATGACACGCCTCTGCACAAAGCCAATTTTCTGAAGAAAGCCAAGAGCGGATTTTACAACGGCACCAGCTTTCACCGCGTTATCGACGGCTTCATGATTCAGGGCGGCGATGCCAATTCCAAAGATGCCGACCCCAGCAACGACGGCCTGGGCCAGCCCAATGAAGGCACTGTTCCCGCCGAGCTCGCGCCTGGCCACAAGCACAACTACGGTTCCCTGGCTGCGGCCCGCATGGGTGGCCCGGCCGGTACGCCCAGCAGCATCACGCAATTTTACTTGGTTGAGAACCACGACGGTGTCCATTTTCTCGATGGCCAGTACACCGTTTTCGGCCAGGTAATTCAGGGTCTCAGCGTAATTGATAAAATTGCAAAGCTCCCCAAAGATGGCCGCGACCACCCCCTGGCCGACGCCAAAATGACCATGAAAGTGGAGAAGATGCGACGTAAGAAAATCATGAAAGAATACGGCTATACCTATCCGTAA
- the hemC gene encoding hydroxymethylbilane synthase, producing the protein MTIRLATRASRLALWQTEHVAHLLQKAGFETEIVPMQTTGDAVQDRSLAKIGSKGVFTEELEASLLRHETHLAVHSAKDVQSSIPRELELLAFLEREKVNDVVLSFDENFSLDKPGIVLGTSSTRRKAQLRRFYPNATTAEARGNLQTRLRKLEEGQFDALVLAYAGVHRMGYEHLVRHTLPAHQFVPATGQGSIAIECAADLDEALKARLKAALDHAATHTCLLAERAFLHTMEGGCSIPSFALATLDGDRLRLHGGLISLGGEEYVEEIQTVETTAEALALGTSVADAVLGRGGREILASIREHRG; encoded by the coding sequence ATGACCATCCGCCTCGCCACCCGCGCCAGCCGCCTCGCCCTCTGGCAGACCGAGCACGTTGCCCACCTGCTGCAAAAAGCCGGTTTCGAAACCGAAATCGTGCCCATGCAAACCACCGGCGATGCCGTGCAGGACCGCAGCCTGGCCAAAATCGGCTCCAAAGGCGTATTCACCGAAGAACTGGAGGCCAGCCTTCTGCGCCACGAAACCCACCTCGCCGTGCACTCGGCCAAAGACGTGCAAAGCAGCATCCCGCGCGAGTTGGAGCTGCTGGCCTTCCTGGAGCGCGAAAAAGTGAATGACGTGGTGCTCAGCTTCGACGAGAACTTTTCCCTCGACAAGCCGGGCATTGTGCTGGGTACCAGCAGCACCCGCCGCAAGGCCCAGCTGCGCCGCTTCTACCCCAATGCCACCACCGCCGAAGCCCGGGGCAACCTCCAAACCCGCCTGCGCAAGCTCGAAGAAGGCCAGTTTGATGCCCTGGTGCTGGCCTACGCCGGCGTGCACCGCATGGGCTACGAGCACCTGGTGCGCCACACGCTGCCCGCCCACCAGTTTGTGCCCGCCACCGGCCAGGGCAGCATCGCCATCGAGTGCGCCGCCGACCTGGACGAAGCCCTGAAAGCCCGCCTAAAAGCTGCCCTCGACCACGCCGCCACCCATACCTGCCTGCTGGCCGAGCGCGCCTTTCTGCACACCATGGAAGGCGGGTGCAGCATCCCGTCCTTCGCCCTGGCCACGCTCGACGGCGACCGGCTGCGGCTGCACGGCGGCCTCATCAGCCTCGGCGGCGAGGAGTACGTGGAGGAAATCCAGACCGTCGAAACTACCGCTGAAGCCCTGGCGCTGGGCACCTCGGTGGCCGATGCCGTGCTGGGGCGCGGGGGGCGCGAAATTCTGGCCAGTATCCGCGAACACCGCGGCTAG
- a CDS encoding DNA polymerase III subunit, with amino-acid sequence MTFADIPNQSAVKALLRQSVARQHVAHAQLFRGQEGGAALALALAYAQFLNCEARAPDADDSCGHCPACTKTAKLAHPDLNFIVPVTTTKSVAKDAVSSKFMGEWRAFVLDNPYQGLNDWMQHIGAENKQGNISKDEAVQILKLVSLKAFEARFKIVILWLPELMHPAAANAVLKLLEEPPPATIFLLVSHAPEQLMPTIISRVQPVVVRPFSEDDITDFLHEHYQVPEVKARQVAQLAEGSLGAAIASRDANADHDYFEFFSGWMRLCFSYGNKAGEILKKSEEFQKLGRENQKELLSYSLGLVRKVLLFGIDPKFVPHLATGEQQFVTGFAKFVTPRNADLLTRELTDAHYHIERNANAKMVFVDSSLRLGGFLRV; translated from the coding sequence ATGACCTTCGCTGATATTCCCAACCAGTCCGCCGTTAAAGCCCTACTGCGCCAATCCGTGGCGCGGCAGCACGTGGCGCACGCCCAGCTTTTCCGGGGGCAGGAGGGCGGCGCGGCGCTGGCCCTGGCCCTCGCCTACGCCCAGTTCCTGAACTGCGAAGCCCGTGCCCCCGACGCCGACGACAGTTGCGGCCACTGCCCGGCCTGCACCAAAACGGCCAAGCTCGCCCACCCTGATTTGAACTTCATCGTGCCCGTGACCACCACTAAGTCGGTGGCCAAGGACGCGGTGAGCAGTAAGTTCATGGGCGAGTGGCGAGCATTCGTGCTCGACAATCCCTACCAGGGCCTCAACGACTGGATGCAGCACATCGGGGCCGAAAACAAGCAGGGCAACATCAGCAAGGACGAGGCCGTGCAGATTTTGAAGTTGGTAAGCCTGAAAGCGTTCGAGGCCCGCTTCAAAATTGTGATTCTCTGGTTGCCCGAGCTCATGCACCCTGCCGCCGCCAACGCCGTGCTGAAATTACTGGAGGAGCCGCCGCCCGCCACCATTTTCCTGCTGGTGAGCCATGCGCCCGAGCAGCTCATGCCCACCATCATCAGCCGGGTGCAGCCGGTGGTGGTGCGCCCATTTTCGGAGGACGACATCACCGATTTCCTGCACGAGCACTACCAAGTGCCCGAAGTGAAAGCCCGCCAGGTCGCCCAGCTGGCCGAAGGCAGCCTGGGCGCGGCCATTGCCAGCCGCGACGCCAACGCTGACCACGACTACTTCGAGTTTTTTAGCGGCTGGATGCGCCTGTGCTTCAGCTACGGCAACAAGGCTGGCGAAATTCTGAAGAAGAGCGAGGAATTTCAGAAGCTGGGCCGCGAAAACCAGAAGGAGCTGCTTAGCTATTCGCTGGGGCTGGTGCGCAAAGTGCTGCTGTTCGGCATTGACCCGAAATTTGTGCCCCACCTGGCCACCGGCGAGCAGCAATTTGTGACCGGCTTCGCCAAATTTGTGACGCCCCGCAATGCCGATTTATTAACCAGAGAGCTGACTGATGCCCACTACCACATCGAGCGCAACGCCAACGCCAAGATGGTGTTTGTGGATAGCTCGCTGCGGCTGGGCGGCTTTTTAAGAGTTTGA
- a CDS encoding GxxExxY protein → MLLQNKYQAITGLVIGCAMEVHKTLGSGFQEVIYQRSLAVEMEKAGLVFGREVEMPLFYKGVDVGSRRVDFLVADAVLVELKALHEITPTHHAQIINYLEAYQLEVGLLINFGERSLRFKRFIKAPRPLRPNV, encoded by the coding sequence ATGCTCCTTCAGAATAAATATCAGGCGATAACTGGGTTGGTTATCGGTTGTGCGATGGAAGTACACAAAACATTGGGAAGCGGATTCCAAGAGGTTATCTACCAGCGCAGCTTGGCAGTTGAGATGGAAAAGGCCGGGTTGGTTTTCGGTCGGGAAGTAGAGATGCCTCTTTTTTATAAGGGCGTGGACGTAGGCTCGCGCCGGGTCGACTTTCTGGTTGCAGATGCAGTGCTGGTTGAGTTAAAAGCGCTGCACGAAATCACGCCAACGCACCACGCCCAAATCATCAACTACCTCGAAGCCTATCAATTGGAAGTCGGTCTGCTCATCAACTTTGGCGAACGCAGTCTTCGCTTCAAACGATTCATCAAAGCCCCACGCCCCTTGCGCCCAAACGTATAA
- a CDS encoding GlmU family protein — protein MHVLLFDDPTIRPHLLPFTFTRPVAALRCGILTLAEKWQHRLGVDAVGYLTQPYLQAKYPAGEVSGPALIINGAVCPDDLLTKQVRALQPGQALYCDELLVAAHVADASLVAELIQDGIPETRQVAEPVTVIDRPWQLFLRNGVEIRRDFALLTKGRTSQPVNDAHTIVYGAENIFIEEGVKIRAAILNAEDGPIYLGKNSQVHEGAIIKGPLALCEGSHINAGAKMRGDNTVGPFSKVGGEVGNSILMGYSNKGHDGYLGNSVIGEWCNLGADTNTSNLKNNYAPVKIWSHAAKRFVDTGQTFCGLMMGDHSKCGINTMFNTGTVVGVGANIFGAGFPRTFIPSFSWGGAAGFETFKLPKVNEVAERVMARRGLPYDAVEQGIMAKVFEDTKADRNDV, from the coding sequence ATGCACGTTCTCCTCTTCGACGACCCGACCATTCGGCCGCACCTGCTGCCCTTCACCTTCACGCGGCCCGTGGCGGCGCTGCGTTGCGGTATTCTCACGCTGGCCGAAAAGTGGCAGCACCGGCTGGGGGTTGATGCCGTGGGCTACCTCACGCAGCCTTACCTGCAGGCCAAGTATCCGGCCGGCGAGGTGAGCGGCCCGGCTCTTATCATCAACGGCGCGGTGTGCCCCGACGACCTGCTGACCAAGCAGGTGCGGGCCCTGCAGCCCGGCCAGGCCCTGTATTGCGACGAGCTGCTGGTGGCCGCGCACGTTGCCGATGCCTCGCTGGTGGCCGAACTCATTCAGGACGGCATCCCCGAAACCCGGCAGGTAGCTGAGCCCGTGACGGTGATTGACCGGCCGTGGCAGCTGTTTCTGCGCAACGGCGTGGAAATCCGCCGCGACTTCGCGCTCCTCACCAAGGGCCGCACCTCGCAGCCGGTGAACGACGCGCATACCATCGTGTATGGCGCGGAGAATATTTTCATCGAAGAAGGCGTGAAGATTCGCGCCGCGATTCTCAATGCCGAGGATGGCCCGATTTACCTGGGCAAGAACTCGCAGGTGCACGAGGGGGCCATCATCAAAGGTCCGCTGGCGCTGTGCGAGGGCTCGCACATTAATGCGGGTGCTAAAATGCGCGGCGACAACACCGTGGGCCCGTTCTCGAAAGTGGGCGGCGAAGTGGGCAACAGCATCCTGATGGGCTACTCCAATAAGGGCCACGACGGCTACCTCGGCAACTCCGTCATCGGCGAGTGGTGCAACCTTGGGGCTGACACCAATACCTCGAACCTCAAGAACAACTACGCGCCCGTCAAAATCTGGAGCCACGCCGCCAAGCGCTTCGTGGATACCGGCCAGACCTTCTGCGGCCTGATGATGGGTGACCACAGCAAGTGTGGCATCAACACCATGTTCAACACCGGCACGGTGGTGGGCGTGGGGGCCAATATTTTCGGGGCCGGCTTCCCGCGCACCTTCATCCCGAGCTTCAGCTGGGGCGGCGCGGCGGGCTTCGAAACCTTCAAGCTGCCGAAGGTGAACGAAGTGGCTGAGCGGGTGATGGCCCGACGTGGCCTGCCGTATGATGCAGTGGAGCAGGGAATTATGGCTAAGGTGTTTGAAGACACCAAAGCCGACCGAAACGATGTCTGA
- a CDS encoding type B 50S ribosomal protein L31, whose protein sequence is MKKDTHPEYQEVVFQDSSSDFKFITRSTMKPTDTIVMEDGKTYPLVKIEVSSASHPFYTGKNMFIDTAGRVEKFRSRYAKKEQASANKE, encoded by the coding sequence ATGAAAAAAGACACGCACCCCGAGTATCAGGAAGTAGTATTTCAGGACTCTTCTTCCGATTTCAAGTTCATCACGCGCTCGACGATGAAGCCGACCGACACCATTGTAATGGAAGACGGCAAAACGTACCCGCTGGTGAAAATCGAAGTTAGCTCCGCTTCGCACCCCTTCTACACCGGCAAAAACATGTTCATTGATACGGCCGGACGCGTGGAGAAATTCCGCAGCCGCTACGCCAAGAAAGAGCAGGCCAGCGCCAACAAAGAATAG
- the rdgB gene encoding RdgB/HAM1 family non-canonical purine NTP pyrophosphatase, which produces MRLCFASNNAHKLDEIRPLLPASLELLSLADIGCHEELPETQDTLEGNARQKAEYVRQHYGMACFADDTGLEVIALGGAPGVYSARYAGPQRLAEDNVAKLLQELAGQPDRSARFRTVVALAGADGTMHEFAGEVAGRITEDQRGTGGFGYDPVFAPIEGDGRTFAEMSGAEKNRISHRARAVAGLVAFLNEA; this is translated from the coding sequence ATGCGCCTCTGCTTCGCTTCCAACAATGCCCACAAGCTCGATGAAATCCGCCCGCTGCTGCCGGCCAGCCTGGAGCTGCTGAGCCTGGCCGACATCGGCTGCCACGAAGAACTGCCCGAAACCCAAGACACCCTGGAAGGCAACGCCCGCCAGAAAGCCGAATACGTGCGCCAGCACTACGGCATGGCCTGCTTCGCCGACGATACCGGGCTGGAAGTAATTGCCCTGGGCGGCGCGCCGGGCGTGTACTCGGCCCGCTATGCCGGCCCCCAGCGCCTGGCCGAAGACAACGTGGCCAAGCTCCTGCAGGAGCTGGCCGGCCAGCCCGACCGCTCGGCCCGCTTCCGCACGGTGGTGGCGCTGGCCGGGGCCGATGGCACGATGCACGAGTTCGCGGGCGAAGTAGCCGGCCGTATTACGGAAGACCAGCGGGGCACCGGCGGCTTCGGCTACGACCCCGTGTTTGCGCCCATCGAGGGCGACGGCCGCACGTTTGCCGAGATGAGCGGGGCTGAGAAGAACCGCATCAGCCACCGGGCGCGGGCCGTGGCCGGGCTGGTGGCGTTTTTGAATGAGGCGTAG
- a CDS encoding uridine kinase family protein codes for MQTPYLIGITGGSASGKTTFLRRLLEAFPEEQICLISQDNYYHPREKQLRDDMGVENFDLPASIDATAYAADVLSISQGHEVRRKEYTFNNASVTPQELVFRPAPIVVVEGIFVFHFEEIAKLLNLKVYIDAQEHVKLHRRIIRDRDERGYDLADVLYRYTHHVAPTYEQFIAPYKHYADIVIPNNRHFERGLEVLVGFLRTKVNA; via the coding sequence ATGCAGACCCCCTACTTAATTGGCATTACCGGCGGCAGCGCTTCTGGCAAAACTACCTTCCTGCGCCGGCTGCTGGAAGCATTCCCGGAGGAACAGATTTGCCTCATCTCGCAGGACAATTATTACCACCCGCGCGAAAAACAGCTGCGCGACGACATGGGGGTTGAAAATTTCGACCTGCCGGCCAGCATCGATGCCACTGCTTACGCGGCCGATGTGCTCAGCATCAGCCAGGGCCACGAGGTGCGTCGCAAGGAGTATACCTTCAATAACGCCTCCGTGACGCCGCAGGAGCTGGTGTTCCGGCCCGCCCCCATTGTGGTAGTAGAGGGCATTTTTGTGTTTCACTTCGAGGAAATCGCCAAGCTCCTCAACCTGAAAGTGTACATCGATGCCCAGGAGCATGTGAAGCTGCACCGCCGCATCATCCGCGACCGCGACGAGCGGGGCTACGACCTGGCCGACGTGCTCTACCGCTACACGCACCACGTAGCGCCCACCTACGAACAGTTTATCGCGCCCTACAAGCATTACGCCGATATCGTTATTCCCAACAACCGCCACTTCGAGCGCGGCCTGGAGGTGCTGGTGGGCTTCCTGCGCACCAAGGTGAACGCCTGA